A window of the Equus asinus isolate D_3611 breed Donkey chromosome 20, EquAss-T2T_v2, whole genome shotgun sequence genome harbors these coding sequences:
- the RASSF10 gene encoding ras association domain-containing protein 10 gives MDPSEKKISVWICQEEKLVSGLSRRTTCSDVVRVLLEDGCRRPRRHRRSRRRGAAGDPPSPGEMPEPPDEDDEDDDEALPQGMLCGPPQCYCIVEKWRGFERILPNKTRILRLWAAWGDERENVRFVLVRSEASLPNAGPRSAEARVVLSRERPCSARGVPARPSLAMTQEKQRRVVRKAFRKLAKLNRRRQQQPSSPCSSTSSSTASSCSSSPRATESASVERMETLVHLVLSQDHTIRQQVQRLRELDCEIDRYEAKVHLDRMRRHGVNYVQDTYLVGADIEVDGPSPEEEPEAAAAAAAAAAVAPLDGEAQAAALEELARRCDDLLRLQEQRAQQEELLERLSAEIQEELNQRWMRRRQEELAAREGPPEPDGSLDGELLLEQERVRTQLSTSLYIGLRLNTDLEAVKSDLDYSQQQWDSKERELQGLLQTLHTLELTVAPSGTPGSGGPSREPRPQACAEVWVDQARGLAKSCPGNDEDSDTGLSSMHSQDSDSVPVCESLV, from the coding sequence GCGGCCAAGGAGGCATCGGCGGAGCCGGCGGCGGGGGGCAGCCGGCGACCCGCCAAGCCCGGGGGAGATGCCGGAACCCCCGGACGAGGACGACGAGGACGACGACGAGGCGCTGCCACAGGGCATGCTGTGTGGGCCTCCGCAGTGCTATTGCATCGTGGAGAAGTGGCGGGGCTTTGAGCGCATCTTGCCCAACAAGACGCGCATCTTGCGCCTCTGGGCTGCCTGGGGCGACGAGCGAGAGAATGTACGCTTCGTGCTGGTCCGCAGCGAGGCGTCGCTGCCCAACGCGGGCCCCCGCAGCGCCGAGGCGCGCGTCGTGCTCAGTCGCGAGCGCCCATGCTCGGCCCGGGGGGTCCCGGCGCGGCCCAGCCTAGCCATGACCCAGGAGAAGCAGCGGCGGGTGGTGCGCAAGGCCTTCCGCAAGCTGGCCAAGCTCAACCGGCGGCGCCAGCAGCAGCCGTCGTCGCCCTGTTCATCCACTTCGTCGTCCACAGCTTCGTCTTGCTCGTCGTCGCCACGGGCCACCGAGAGCGCGTCGGTGGAGCGTATGGAGACGCTGGTGCATCTGGTGCTTTCGCAGGACCACACCATCCGTCAGCAGGTGCAGCGGCTCCGGGAGCTGGACTGCGAGATCGATCGCTACGAGGCCAAGGTGCACCTGGACCGCATGCGGCGGCACGGAGTCAACTACGTGCAGGATACTTACTTGGTGGGCGCAGACATCGAGGTCGACGGGCCCAGCCCGGAAGAGGAGCCggaggcggcggcagcggcggcggcggcggcggcggtggcgccCCTGGACGGCGAGGCTCAGGCGGCCGCGCTGGAGGAGCTGGCCCGGCGTTGCGACGACCTGCTGCGGCTGCAGGAGCAGCGGGCCCAACAGGAGGAGTTGCTCGAGCGCCTCTCAGCCGAGATTCAGGAGGAGCTGAACCAGAGATGGATGCGGCGGCGCCAGGAGGAGCTCGCAGCGCGAGAGGGGCCCCCGGAGCCGGATGGCAGCCTCGACGGCGAGCTGCTGCTGGAGCAGGAGCGGGTCAGAACTCAGCTTAGCACCAGCCTCTACATCGGGCTCCGGCTCAACACGGACCTGGAGGCCGTTAAGTCGGACTTGGATTACAGCCAGCAGCAGTGGGACAGCAAGGAGCGCGAGCTGCAGGGCCTTCTCCAGACTTTGCACACGTTGGAGCTGACGGTAGCGCCCAGTGGGACTCCCGGCTCCGGCGGACCCTCGCGGGAACCCCGGCCTCAAGCCTGCGCCGAGGTGTGGGTGGACCAGGCCCGCGGACTGGCCAAGAGCTGCCCTGGCAACGACGAGGATTCGGATACCGGTCTGAGCTCTATGCACAGCCAGGACTCGGACTCGGTGCCGGTGTGCGAATCCCTTGTGTAG